From Watersipora subatra chromosome 2, tzWatSuba1.1, whole genome shotgun sequence, one genomic window encodes:
- the LOC137388334 gene encoding uncharacterized protein produces the protein MDEDALRPFIKAELSDANNAVLNISTKIQQAANIGDSTGTDVSLEPEELKEFLEYTKPYNYTMLLIDEIFKTLKGVSHDEENELSEEISELCQTMAELHATVGTFRDTIIQSLQNKFSQLKSKAFSTFADCQKDMASSPTRTTKLETWIGTLVKVDQEIIQVYEDLRRWSNGKLYGSTQQDMDKISQNVRSLTRKANQLLFAAEECNDEGANSEEEDSVVEQKSSIHTTSSVHSQSVKSAVSKTRALVEAMKRETSSKETDLLSCSSQDTHGGIALAKEFAQAIATSFAQSMELQRVPVPSLYVFNGDPLEYADWEMAFSAVVDKSGISEEEKMRHLQRSVAGPARKTIQRYFRLKSPNATKQARQALREKFGDDFKICDAYKKELDSWPKIGGKDQNALTDYSEFLHQCLITMDDVPALCSLNDWSEIRKVVDKLPDWLVNQWKRKVTSYKRKYKVYPKLKDLTEFLQDEVEVNGTEVTTESRGATAMVKPAINNKPKKSATLTVKSTEKTLTEKKTSSRPSHKFCYNCEMTNHMSVDCGHLRRKPHAEVIKLIKEKQLCFGCLRPGHSYKMCQNRAQCTKCSRRHPDCLHTEEKPEEKKKENIETVQTCGKVQSTTDGFTSAMIVPVWVSHKNKPHQELLTYAMLDTQSSSTFMLDNLFDKLKCPATKTNLTITTLTSKKETTESLKISNLQVRGYRQSKKLNLPPTYTRQFIPFDKDHVPTRSKTTSWPHLQHVENELEELFECDAGLLIGYDCMSALAPIETIRAEGNVPYAVKTELGWSIVGTVDQRESADRLGISHRVIMKESEAGNQLAFECKTTIKEKNFSNEITKIMQTDFTDIKDHSKAISMEDRSFLQQLSKNIHQDSEDFVTMPLPFRERPTSLPDNQKMAEKRLHLLGKKLQSEPMFRQQYTEFMTNLLDQGHAEEVTTPGKKGECWFLPHFAVFHSKKPGKIRVVFDGSAKFRQQSINDHLLQGPDLLNGLLGVLLRFRAKKIAIMCDIEKMFHQFRVAEHDRDYFRFLWWDDKMETVKVYRMVVHLFGATSSPGCATFGLRYLAQKHQSTHPKAADFIQQSLYVDDGLISVSSEQEAKELIESARDLCKKGNIRLHKFVTNSSEVLETVPPSERSQNLQEATITTTTPTQPERALGVLWCVETDTFRFTMPVSKEMQTRREILSLIASIYDPLGFLAPFIITGKQILQELCRRKADWESKLPSDLTPMWHKWTRGLRDLSELCIVRSNIIEEDAAKSEIHCFSDASTTGYGACAYLRQITKEGEVKCSYLLGKARVAPLKMITIPRMELQAAVVATQLVSVLEKELKDLLPANTATHYWCDSMIVLNYISNDAKKFKVYVANRIQQIRDVSTPTQWHHIASGNNPADHASRGSEVKDIIRHWINPPSFLQQSDIKIPTTKLEKTTDKLPEARCLSTSVKEIPGLLGMMERYSKWETLINTFAVFIRVAIHKKKQKLTPLQLRKKAIRLIIKTAQSRLENKHLKQLDPYTDDDGIIRIGGRLKYSTTLTIDLKHPAILPKTCHITNLIVQYYHRLTGHSGRGLTTATIRQNGYWITGLSTAVSTVIHNCVICKKLRGNTETQKMADLPAVRLEPATPFHYSGMDCFGPFHAKDGRREVKRYGLMFTCLTSRAVHIEMLDDLTTDAFLNSLRCLIAMRGNVKSLYSDQGTNFRGAQTELKKNLAEINEELHKKLAEKFECEFLFNTPSSSHMGGVWERQIRTARQALEGLIQERHAQLTSSSLRTLFYEATNIINSRPLTVEDLNDPNSYPLTPNHLLHFKSDVCLPPPGDFKDADAYSRKQWRRIQHLANVFWKKWRLGYLQTLQHRQKWTDEKESLKVGDIVFVMDANPLRNQWKLAKVTEMIKSHDGRARRAKLTLGNTQLDRQGRAIKQATEIERPLNKLIILTRV, from the coding sequence ATGGATGAAGATGCATTGAGACCCTTTATCAAAGCTGAGCTATCGGATGCAAACAATGCTGTACTCAACATAAGCACTAAAATACAACAAGCAGCTAACATTGGTGATAGTACTGGTACTGATGTGTCGCTAGAGCCTGAGGAACTGAAAGAGTTTTTGGAGTACACTAAACCATACAATTACACTATGCTGCTGATAGATGAAATTTTTAAGACACTTAAAGGTGTATCACATGATGAGGAAAATGAGCTGAGTGAAGAAATCTCAGAGTTATGTCAAACTATGGCTGAGCTGCATGCTACTGTAGGTACGTTTCGCGACACTATAATTCAATCTTTACAAAACAAATTCTCACAACTGAAATCGAAGGCTTTTAGTACATTCGCTGACTGTCAGAAAGACATGGCTAGCAGCCCTACCCGAACCACAAAGCTGGAGACCTGGATCGGCACCCTAGTGAAAGTGGATCAGGAAATAATCCAAGTATACGAAGATTTACGCAGATGGTCAAATGGAAAGCTGTATGGCAGTACTCAACAGGACATGGACAAGATTAGTCAGAATGTCAGAAGCCTCACTCGAAAAGCAAATCAGCTACTCTTCGCCGCAGAAGAATGTAATGACGAAGGGGCAAACTCTGAAGAAGAGGACAGTGTGGTAGAACAAAAGTCCAGTATACACACCACATCATCCGTTCACAGTCAATCTGTTAAGTCAGCTGTTTCCAAAACACGAGCTTTGGTTGAGGCAATGAAAAGGGAAACTAGCAGCAAAGAAACAGACCTTCTAAGCTGCTCTAGTCAAGACACACATGGAGGTATAGCACTAGCCAAGGAGTTCGCACAGGCGATTGCTACAAGTTTTGCGCAGAGCATGGAGCTGCAAAGAGTACCAGTACCCAGCCTGTACGTGTTCAATGGAGATCCTCTGGAGTATGCTGACTGGGAGATGGCATTTTCAGCAGTAGTCGACAAAAGTGGAATATCTGAAGAGGAAAAGATGAGACATCTACAGAGAAGCGTAGCAGGTCCAGCTAGAAAAACGATACAGCGCTACTTCAGATTGAAGTCACCTAATGCTACCAAACAAGCCCGACAGGCTTTGAGAGAGAAGTTTGGCGATGACTTCAAGATATGCGATGCCTACAAGAAAGAATTGGACAGCTGGCCAAAGATTGGTGGTAAAGACCAAAATGCACTCACCGACTATTCAGAATTTCTGCATCAGTGTCTAATTACCATGGATGACGTTCCAGCTTTGTGCTCACTAAATGATTGGAGTGAGATACGAAAGGTAGTCGATAAGCTACCAGACTGGCTAGTCAATCAATGGAAGAGAAAAGTCACGTCATACAAACGCAAATACAAAGTATATCCAAAGCTGAAAGACCTGACAGAATTTCTACAAGATGAAGTAGAAGTTAATGGGACAGAGGTGACAACAGAAAGTCGTGGTGCTACTGCAATGGTGAAGCCAGCTATAAACAACAAACCCAAAAAGTCAGCTACACTAACTGTCAAATCAACAGAGAAGACACTTACCGAGAAGAAAACTTCAAGTCGGCCTTCCCATAAATTTTGCTACAACTGTGAAATGACCAATCATATGAGTGTTGACTGTGGTCATCTACGCAGGAAGCCTCACGCAGAGGTGATAAAACTGATCAAAGAGAAGCAGCTATGCTTTGGTTGCCTGCGGCCTGGTCATTCGTACAAAATGTGTCAGAATAGAGCGCAGTGTACCAAATGCTCCAGACGCCACCCTGACTGCCTACATACCGAGGAGAAACCTGAAGAAAAGAAGAAAGAAAATATTGAAACTGTTCAAACCTGCGGCAAAGTACAGAGCACAACAGACGGATTTACATCAGCAATGATTGTACCTGTTTGGGTGTCACACAAGAATAAACCTCATCAGGAACTACTTACCTATGCCATGCTCGATACCCAGAGCAGCTCTACCTTCATGTTAGACAACCTGTTTGACAAGCTCAAATGCCCAGCAACTAAAACAAACCTGACAATCACTACCCTCACTTCCAAGAAAGAAACAACAGAAAGTCTGAAGATCAGTAACCTTCAAGTAAGAGGATACAGGCAGTCTAAGAAACTGAACCTTCCACCGACATACACAAGACAGTTTATTCCATTTGACAAAGATCATGTTCCTACAAGAAGCAAAACTACTTCCTGGCCTCATCTTCAACACGTGGAGAATGAGCTAGAAGAACTCTTTGAGTGTGATGCTGGTCTGCTGATAGGATATGATTGCATGAGTGCATTAGCCCCAATAGAGACCATCAGAGCAGAGGGTAATGTTCCTTACGCTGTCAAGACTGAATTGGGATGGAGCATCGTGGGCACAGTAGACCAGAGAGAAAGTGCAGATAGATTAGGAATCAGCCACAGAGTAATCATGAAAGAGTCAGAGGCTGGAAATCAGCTAGCTTTTGAATGCAAAACAACGATAAAGGAAAAGAATTTTTCAAACGAGATTACAAAAATCATGCAGACAGATTTCACAGACATTAAAGACCATAGCAAAGCAATCTCTATGGAAGATAGATCATTTCTGCAACAACTGAGCAAGAACATCCACCAGGATTCTGAGGACTTTGTCACCATGCCACTGCCGTTTCGTGAGAGACCTACCAGTCTACCAGACAACCAAAAGATGGCCGAGAAACGACTCCATCTACTAGGAAAAAAACTCCAAAGCGAACCTATGTTCAGACAGCAGTACACAGAGTTTATGACCAACTTACTGGATCAGGGTCATGCAGAAGAGGTCACCACACCTGGAAAGAAAGGAGAGTGTTGGTTTTTACCACACTTCGCAGTTTTTCACTCAAAGAAACCTGGCAAGATCAGAGTAGTATTTGATGGCAGTGCGAAGTTCAGACAACAGTCCATCAACGACCACTTACTGCAAGGTCCCGATCTCCTGAATGGATTATTAGGAGTGCTTCTGAGATTCAGAGCAAAGAAAATTGCCATCATGTGTGACATCGAGAAAATGTTTCATCAGTTTCGGGTGGCGGAGCATGACAGAGACTACTTCAGATTCCTGTGGTGGGATGACAAAATGGAGACAGTCAAGGTATACAGAATGGTTGTGCATCTTTTCGGCGCTACATCTTCACCTGGTTGCGCCACATTCGGATTGAGATATCTGGCACAGAAACACCAGAGCACACATCCGAAAGCTGCAGACTTCATTCAACAATCTCTTTATGTAGATGACGGATTGATATCAGTCAGTAGTGAGCAAGAAGCAAAGGAGCTTATAGAGTCAGCTAGAGATCTCTGCAAGAAAGGCAACATCAGACTACACAAATTTGTAACAAACTCATCAGAGGTGCTGGAAACTGTTCCCCCTTCAGAAAGATCCCAGAACCTGCAGGAAGCCACTATAACCACGACTACTCCAACACAACCAGAGAGAGCATTAGGAGTACTCTGGTGTGTAGAAACGGACACCTTTCGTTTTACCATGCCGGTCTCTAAGGAGATGCAAACTAGACGAGAAATACTATCTCTGATAGCTTCAATATATGACCCGCTAGGGTTCCTAGCACCTTTCATAATTACGGGAAAACAAATACTACAGGAGCTGTGTAGACGCAAAGCAGATTGGGAAAGTAAACTACCATCTGACCTGACACCAATGTGGCACAAGTGGACAAGAGGACTACGAGATCTTTCAGAACTATGTATAGTAAGATCTAACATAATAGAGGAAGATGCTGCTAAAAGTGAAATACACTGCTTTTCGGATGCAAGCACCACTGGCTATGGTGCATGTGCCTACCTCAGACAAATAACCAAAGAAGGAGAAGTGAAGTGTAGTTACCTGCTTGGAAAAGCAAGAGTGGCACCCCTCAAGATGATCACGATTCCGCGCATGGAACTTCAAGCTGCTGTTGTTGCCACGCAACTAGTGAGCGTACTTGAGAAGGAGCTGAAAGACTTGCTGCCGGCCAACACTGCTACACACTACTGGTGTGATTCTATGATTGTACTAAACTACATTTCAAATGATGCTAAGAAATTCAAAGTCTACGTAGCAAATCGTATCCAGCAAATTCGAGACGTGTCAACACCTACACAATGGCACCACATAGCATCTGGAAATAACCCTGCTGACCACGCATCCAGGGGTTCTGAAGTGAAAGACATAATTCGACATTGGATTAATCCACCAAGTTTCCTTCAGCAGTCAGATATCAAAATACCCACAACGAAACTGGAAAAAACAACAGATAAGCTCCCTGAAGCACGTTGCCTCTCTACTTCTGTAAAAGAAATACCTGGACTTTTAGGGATGATGGAGCGGTACTCTAAATGGGAAACGCTAATCAACACCTTTGCGGTGTTCATCAGGGTTGCCATacataagaaaaaacaaaaactaacacCCCTACAACTGAGAAAAAAAGCTATCAGGCTAATCATCAAAACAGCCCAAAGTCGACTAGAGAACAAACATCTTAAACAGTTAGACCCGTACACAGATGACGATGGTATCATACGCATAGGAGGGAGGCTAAAATACTCTACCACTCTCACCATCGACTTGAAGCACCCAGCAATTCTGCCAAAGACATGCCACATCACAAACTTGATCGTACAGTACTATCATCGACTAACTGGTCACTCTGGAAGAGGGCTGACAACTGCTACAATACGACAGAACGGATATTGGATCACAGGACTATCTACCGCAGTGTCTACGGTAATACACAATTGCGTAATATGCAAAAAACTGAGAGGAAATACGGAGACTCAAAAAATGGCGGACCTACCAGCCGTACGATTGGAACCAGCCACACCATTCCACTACTCCGGAATGGATTGTTTTGGGCCGTTTCACGCCAAAGATGGACGCCGTGAAGTTAAACGCTACGGACTGATGTTCACATGCCTAACATCTCGGGCAGTCCACATAGAAATGCTAGACGATTTGACCACGGATGCGTTTCTGAACTCACTCAGATGCCTAATAGCCATGCGAGGCAATGTGAAGTCACTCTATTCAGACCAAGGCACTAATTTCAGAGGTGCACAgacagaactgaaaaaaaacctggctgaaataaatgaagaactgcacaaaaaacttgCAGAAAAGTTTGAATGTGAATTTCTTTTTAACACCCCATCGTCGAGCCACATGGGAGGCGTTTGGGAAAGACAAATTAGAACAGCGAGACAGGCTCTGGAAGGACTAATCCAAGAAAGACACGCACAGCTCACTAGTTCTTCTCTCCGAACACTCTTCTACGAGGCTACCAACATTATAAACAGCAGACCGCTCACAGTGGAAGATCTAAATGACCCCAACAGCTATCCTCTCACACCAAACCACCTGCTGCACTTCAAATCAGATGTTTGCCTACCACCACCAGGGGACTTCAAAGACGCAGACGCCTACTCCAGAAAACAGTGGCGAAGAATACAACATTTGGCCAATGTCTTCTGGAAGAAATGGAGGCTGGGATATCTGCAAACCTTGCAGCATAGGCAGAAGTGGACCGATGAGAAAGAGTCGCTAAAAGTCGGCGACATAGTTTTTGTGATGGATGCTAACCCACTACGAAACCAGTGGAAGCTGGCTAAAGTAACAGAGATGATCAAAAGTCATGATGGAAGAGCTAGAAGAGCGAAGTTAACACTAGGCAACACTCAATTAGACCGACAAGGTAGAGCTATCAAACAAGCTACGGAGATAGAAAGACCGCTGAACAAGCTGATCATTCTGACTCGAGTTTGA
- the LOC137388333 gene encoding variant surface antigen E-like has product MSFASQPLSLQQTCQPSFGPKSSITAPTDGNAVPTLELSEFIEEGSFSSIAYAPPITWPLPATLKFMVDAGHLATLRAAEPKNLTWPVMEEELHDSTSNPSSQPLTKQSPPHPPSPSKSSHQSPSSTPRSLPKQSQPHPPSPSKSSHQSPSSTPRSLPKQSPPHPPSPSKSSHQSPSSTPRSLPKQSPPHPPSPSKSSHQSPSSTPRSLPKQSQPHPPSPSKSSHQSPSSTPRSLPKQSQPHPPSPSKSSHQYPSSTPRSLPKQSSPHPPS; this is encoded by the exons ATGTCCTTCGCATCGCAACCACTAAGTTTACAGCAGACCTGCCAGCCATCCTTCGGTCCCAAGAGCAGCATCACTGCTCCCACTGATGGCAATGCCGTTCCCACTTTAG aacTTTCTGAGTTCATAGAAGAGGGCAGCTTCTCCTCCATTGCATATGCACCACCAATAACCTGGCCACTGCCTGCTACCCTTAAGTTTATGGTAGATGCTGGTCATCTAGCTACTTTGAGGGCAGCAGAGCCCAAAAATCTGACGTGGCCAGTTATGGAGGAAGAGCTGCATGATTCTACATCTAATCCTTCATCACAACCACTAACAAAGCAATCACCACCCCATCCACCTTCACCGTCAAAATCATCACATCAATCTCCATCATCAACACCACGATCACTACCAAAGCAATCACAACCCCATCCACCTTCACCATCAAAATCATCACATCAATCTCCATCATCAACACCACGATCACTACCAAAGCAATCACCACCCCATCCACCTTCACCGTCAAAATCATCACATCAATCTCCATCATCAACACCACGATCACTACCAAAGCAATCACCACCCCATCCACCTTCACCGTCAAAATCATCACATCAATCTCCATCATCAACACCACGATCACTACCAAAGCAATCACAACCCCATCCACCTTCACCATCAAAATCATCACATCAATCTCCATCATCAACACCACGATCACTACCAAAGCAATCACAACCCCATCCACCTTCACCATCAAAATCATCACATCAATATCCATCATCTACACCACGATCACTACCAAAGCAATCATCACCCCATCCACCTTCATAA